The Vairimorpha necatrix chromosome 1, complete sequence genome contains a region encoding:
- a CDS encoding E3 ubiquitin-protein ligase, with protein sequence MYVIGFILGLFAIIILKTLLEYCKDEKYGKQYKEVENFRNCKDQLYKIIHVRYGCRPKPIYEILLDRKNIFQESFKILKKMPESSLLPNNIIKIKYKDEKCDDLGGITREWITSLIDEFFATRNQLFYFLNDDLTEMFPIDKELIRENDLAYYKFLGKIIGRMIVSKVNANVKLHTIIWKQILDLSCDNTDFEKVDPLFYKNFTSLKEDPKTLIDLRTTFSENDFEFIKNGKNILVNEENINLYIDEYLKYKYVTKIDEQIGEIKNGLFEIIPKYCLNTFDENSFKMLICGAEKINMKNWIQNTTYENYNSKEKVIIWFWDIVKSFTDEEKTLLVHFVTGSNKVPGGGFEDLTGMREENKKFTVAKIACDHDKILPFARTCTNTLLLPEYSSKKKLKEKLLFAINECREGFEIF encoded by the coding sequence ATGTATGTAATTGGGTTCATTTTAGGTTTATTTGCAATTATCATTCTTAAAACACTATTAGAATACTGCaaagatgaaaaatatggtaaacaatataaagaagttgaaaattttaggaATTGTAAGGatcaattatataaaataattcacGTTAGATATGGTTGCCGCCCCAAACctatttatgaaattttattagacagaaaaaatatatttcaagaatcttttaaaattttgaagaaaatgCCAGAATCATCTTTACTTCCaaacaatataattaaaatcaaatataagGATGAGAAATGTGATGATTTGGGAGGAATCACTAGAGAATGGATTACTTCGTTGATTGATGAATTTTTTGCAACAAGAAAtcaattgttttatttccTAAATGATGATCTAACGGAGATGTTTCCTATTGataaagaattaataaGAGAAAACGATCTAGCATATTATAAGTTTTTAGGGAAAATAATTGGGAGAATGATTGTTAGCAAAGTCAATGCCAATGTAAAATTACATACAATTATTTGGAAacaaattttagatttgtCTTGTGACAACACAGATTTTGAAAAAGTTGATCCacttttttacaaaaattttacttcaTTAAAAGAAGATCCCAAAACATTAATCGATTTGCGAACGACATTTTCGGAAAAcgattttgaatttattaaaaacggaaaaaatatattagtcaatgaagaaaatataaatttatacatagacgaatatttaaaatataaatacgtTACAAAAATAGATGAACAAATTGgggaaataaaaaatggatTATTTGAGATTATTCCTAAATATTGTCTAAACACATTTGACGAAAACAGCTTTAAAATGTTAATATGTGGAGCagaaaagataaatatgaaaaattggATTCAAAATACTACATacgaaaattataattccAAAGAAAAAGTAATTATTTGGTTTTGGGACATAGTAAAAAGTTTCACAGACGAAGAAAAAACTCTACTTGTACATTTTGTAACAGGTTCTAATAAAGTACCAGGCGGAGGATTTGAAGATCTTACTGGAATGagagaagaaaataaaaaatttacagtTGCAAAGATCGCATGTGATCATGATAAAATACTACCTTTTGCCAGAACATGTACCAATACTTTATTACTTCCAGAGTATtcaagtaaaaaaaaattaaaagagaaACTTTTGTTTGCAATTAATGAATGTCGAGAAGGATtcgaaatattttaa